A genomic segment from Leptospira fainei serovar Hurstbridge str. BUT 6 encodes:
- the pyk gene encoding pyruvate kinase: MKNELVNFRKTKIICTIGPATADKKMILALAEAGMNVARLNMSHGNHEFHRSIIKIIKSLNKDMLKHPIAILLDTQGPEIRTGDLQVDHLDLKVGESFTFHIIPGVESEEQSVFVNYRDIVNDLKVGDRVTVDNGLINLVVEEIQETALKCKVVDGGKLGSRKHINLPGIRVNLPSITQKDHKDILFGLEEDVDFIALSFVRSKDDILQLRKIIEENNGHSAIIAKIEDQEAVRNMVEIVEASDGVMVARGDLGVELPIEELPIIQRAIIRECAVRGKRVIVATHLLESMINNPSPTRAEVTDVANAVYEESDAIMLSGETAAGKFPVRCVEMLHKIAERVEKTPGVGYVSDRVPSNKKEEMAKSAAMLSDSIKSPAIIVITRRGTTALNVASFHPRQPLIYAFTNMTTVRRKLWLTRGVIPYRIDFSSDPEKTIKLAIETLKASGRIKDGDQVVILSDIIAGVDRVETIQVREVK, encoded by the coding sequence ATGAAAAACGAACTCGTTAACTTTAGAAAAACAAAAATTATTTGCACGATCGGACCCGCGACAGCGGATAAAAAAATGATTCTAGCGCTGGCCGAAGCGGGGATGAATGTTGCCCGCCTTAACATGTCGCACGGGAATCACGAATTCCATAGATCGATTATTAAAATTATTAAATCCTTAAACAAGGACATGCTAAAGCATCCGATCGCAATCCTATTGGACACCCAGGGGCCTGAAATTCGCACCGGGGATCTTCAAGTGGATCATTTGGATCTCAAAGTCGGCGAATCCTTTACCTTCCATATTATTCCGGGCGTCGAATCGGAAGAACAATCCGTTTTCGTAAATTATCGAGATATCGTGAACGACCTTAAAGTCGGCGATCGAGTTACCGTAGATAACGGTTTGATCAATTTGGTAGTGGAAGAGATTCAAGAAACCGCGTTGAAATGTAAGGTTGTCGACGGCGGAAAGTTAGGCTCCAGAAAGCACATCAATCTTCCTGGAATTCGAGTCAATTTACCCTCTATTACCCAGAAGGACCATAAGGATATCCTTTTCGGTCTGGAAGAGGACGTGGATTTTATCGCTCTCTCTTTCGTTCGGTCCAAGGATGACATCCTGCAGTTGCGCAAGATCATCGAGGAGAACAACGGTCACTCTGCGATTATCGCAAAGATCGAAGACCAGGAAGCGGTTCGGAATATGGTTGAGATCGTCGAAGCTTCCGACGGCGTTATGGTTGCTCGCGGCGATTTAGGTGTCGAGCTTCCCATCGAAGAGCTTCCCATCATTCAAAGAGCGATCATTCGAGAATGTGCCGTTCGCGGAAAGAGAGTCATCGTTGCGACTCACCTGCTCGAATCGATGATCAATAACCCTTCTCCCACAAGGGCGGAAGTTACGGACGTGGCTAACGCGGTTTATGAGGAATCGGATGCAATCATGCTTTCGGGCGAGACGGCGGCGGGAAAATTCCCGGTTCGCTGTGTGGAGATGCTTCATAAGATCGCCGAGCGAGTGGAAAAAACTCCCGGGGTGGGATATGTAAGCGACCGAGTGCCTTCCAATAAAAAAGAAGAGATGGCTAAATCGGCTGCGATGCTCTCCGATTCCATTAAGAGTCCTGCAATTATCGTGATTACTCGTCGAGGAACTACGGCGTTGAATGTGGCTTCGTTCCATCCTAGGCAACCGCTGATTTACGCATTTACGAACATGACTACAGTTCGGCGGAAGCTTTGGCTGACGAGAGGGGTCATTCCGTATAGAATCGATTTTTCGAGCGATCCGGAGAAGACGATTAAATTAGCGATCGAAACTCTTAAAGCGAGCGGACGAATTAAGGACGGAGATCAAGTCGTGATTCTTTCCGATATCATTGCAGGAGTG